In the bacterium genome, one interval contains:
- a CDS encoding molybdopterin-dependent oxidoreductase, translating into MGETQKIRTACRSCHGGCGIIAHVEEGRLLKVEPDPDSPISEGTLCSKALAVKQLVYHPKRVTSPLKKLENRWVKVSWEEALDTVAGKFREIIEQSGPEAICIGQGTGRDYESFLYRFANLLGTPNVITAGHMCYVSRIGASLVTCGNLPVCDYDGKPALVMVWANNAPWTNPDEYKGTKLLKALQQGARLITVDPRRVYLAQRADIHLQLRPGTDAALALGMLYVIIQENLYDREFVSHFVHGWEAFRERVMQWPLDRVEGVTWVPRDKIAAAARMYSRTKPACIQWGVPIEQTLNCTDANRLLIGLMALSGNLDVPGGNVFFVPPKVRTVSDVALHKALPSQQREKMLGAQQNKLAARVALVSPKHVWDAILKGEPYRIRGMLLCGTNPVITRANSQEVYKALSQVEFLACIDFFLTPTAELGHVFLPAATWIEQDYVGDFWKRHGYVVARNKCITVGECKQDHEIFMLLGKKMGQTQWWENMEQALDYMLEPSGLKWREFKEMGYLKGEMEYRKYINKGFSTPTGKVELYCTTFQKWGYDPLPTYREIPESPYSTPELMEKYPYILTTGQRIPVFFHSANRQIPWLREIRPEPICEIHPDTAARHGIQNGDWVWISSPRGRIKQRAKLTDILDPRVVAAEHGWWYPEMEEPHHGFHVSNINILTDNDPAHYDKPMGATNLRVLMCNIQRCSEGE; encoded by the coding sequence ATGGGAGAAACCCAAAAAATCCGCACAGCTTGCCGTAGTTGCCACGGCGGATGCGGTATCATCGCCCACGTGGAGGAAGGAAGGCTTCTCAAGGTGGAGCCTGATCCGGACTCACCCATTAGCGAAGGTACCCTTTGCTCCAAGGCCTTGGCAGTGAAACAGCTGGTTTACCACCCCAAGAGGGTCACTTCCCCTCTCAAGAAGCTTGAGAACAGGTGGGTGAAGGTGAGCTGGGAAGAGGCTCTGGACACGGTGGCAGGTAAGTTCCGAGAGATAATAGAGCAAAGCGGGCCCGAGGCCATCTGCATAGGACAGGGCACAGGCAGGGATTATGAGAGCTTCCTGTACCGCTTCGCCAACCTTCTGGGCACGCCCAATGTCATCACAGCAGGCCACATGTGCTACGTATCCAGGATAGGAGCTTCCCTGGTGACCTGCGGCAACCTTCCTGTGTGCGACTACGATGGGAAACCCGCCCTGGTGATGGTTTGGGCCAACAATGCCCCGTGGACCAATCCAGACGAGTACAAGGGCACAAAACTCCTCAAGGCCCTGCAACAAGGTGCAAGACTGATCACTGTGGACCCCAGGCGGGTTTATCTGGCCCAGAGGGCGGATATTCACCTCCAGTTGCGACCAGGCACTGACGCCGCCCTGGCTTTGGGCATGCTTTACGTGATCATCCAGGAGAACCTTTACGACAGGGAGTTCGTGTCCCATTTCGTTCACGGCTGGGAAGCCTTTAGGGAAAGGGTCATGCAATGGCCGCTGGACAGGGTGGAAGGGGTCACCTGGGTGCCCAGGGATAAGATAGCGGCTGCAGCCAGGATGTACTCCAGGACAAAACCTGCCTGCATCCAGTGGGGGGTCCCCATAGAACAGACCCTCAACTGCACGGACGCCAACAGGCTTCTCATAGGGCTCATGGCCCTAAGCGGAAATCTGGACGTGCCGGGGGGAAATGTGTTTTTTGTCCCCCCCAAGGTGCGCACCGTGAGCGATGTGGCCCTCCACAAGGCCCTTCCCAGCCAGCAGAGGGAAAAGATGCTGGGAGCCCAGCAAAACAAGCTGGCCGCCAGGGTGGCCCTGGTAAGCCCCAAGCATGTCTGGGATGCCATTCTAAAAGGGGAGCCCTACAGGATCAGGGGCATGCTGCTTTGCGGCACCAATCCGGTGATCACAAGGGCCAATTCCCAAGAGGTTTACAAGGCCCTCTCCCAGGTGGAATTCCTTGCCTGCATCGACTTTTTTCTGACTCCCACAGCCGAGTTGGGCCATGTTTTTCTGCCTGCAGCCACATGGATAGAGCAGGACTACGTAGGGGATTTCTGGAAACGCCACGGCTACGTGGTGGCCAGAAACAAATGCATCACGGTGGGGGAATGCAAGCAGGATCACGAAATATTCATGCTCCTGGGCAAAAAGATGGGGCAGACCCAGTGGTGGGAAAACATGGAACAGGCCCTGGACTACATGTTGGAGCCCTCGGGCCTCAAATGGAGAGAATTCAAGGAGATGGGGTATCTAAAGGGCGAGATGGAATATCGAAAGTACATCAATAAGGGGTTTTCCACACCCACAGGAAAGGTGGAGCTGTATTGCACCACATTCCAGAAATGGGGCTATGATCCCCTTCCCACTTACAGAGAGATACCCGAGAGCCCTTATTCCACACCCGAGCTCATGGAAAAGTATCCTTACATTCTCACCACAGGCCAGCGCATCCCTGTGTTTTTCCATTCAGCCAACAGACAGATACCCTGGCTCAGGGAGATCAGGCCCGAACCCATTTGTGAGATCCATCCGGATACAGCGGCCCGTCATGGGATACAAAACGGAGACTGGGTCTGGATCTCAAGCCCCAGGGGAAGAATCAAGCAGAGAGCCAAGCTGACGGATATTCTGGATCCAAGGGTGGTGGCAGCCGAACATGGCTGGTGGTACCCGGAGATGGAAGAGCCACATCACGGCTTCCATGTCTCTAACATCAACATCCTCACGGACAATGACCCGGCTCATTACGACAAGCCCATGGGAGCCACCAACCTGAGGGTTCTGATGTGCAACATCCAAAGATGCTCTGAAGGAGAATAA
- a CDS encoding IclR family transcriptional regulator — translation MHLARQQTPTVKVIEKALRILELYAPGMERLSLEQIAKATGYPKPTAFRILKTLERGGVVSFDSASNSYCLGLKLLELGGMVYESLSIRKAAASQLDRLSQELRATLLLGIIREDHLLYIDKRESNSLVRVSSYMGLKRPPHYGMLGMVLLAFMEETERRRLLQAYPPQSLTPATVTDMKELMRRLEETRRVGYYLESSEVIEGVVGIGVPLRDFSGAVVAALGAAFLEFQLKEEGRQRAVEELLEASREISRAMGYCAPP, via the coding sequence GTGCACCTAGCGAGGCAGCAAACTCCCACGGTGAAGGTCATTGAAAAGGCCCTTCGGATCCTGGAGCTTTACGCTCCGGGCATGGAGAGGCTTAGCCTGGAACAAATAGCAAAGGCAACTGGTTATCCCAAGCCCACGGCCTTTCGCATTCTGAAGACCCTGGAGAGAGGAGGAGTTGTCTCTTTTGATTCAGCAAGCAACTCATACTGCCTGGGCCTGAAGCTTTTGGAACTGGGAGGTATGGTCTACGAGTCCCTCTCCATTAGAAAGGCCGCTGCCTCACAGTTGGACAGGCTTTCCCAGGAACTCAGAGCAACTCTGCTTTTGGGCATAATCCGAGAGGACCACCTCCTTTATATTGACAAGAGGGAATCCAACAGCCTTGTCCGGGTCTCCTCTTACATGGGGCTCAAGAGACCTCCCCATTACGGCATGCTCGGAATGGTGCTTTTGGCCTTCATGGAAGAAACGGAAAGGAGGCGGCTCCTGCAGGCCTATCCCCCCCAAAGCCTCACGCCTGCCACTGTGACGGACATGAAAGAGCTGATGAGAAGATTGGAAGAGACTCGCCGTGTTGGTTACTACCTGGAAAGCTCAGAAGTCATAGAGGGGGTCGTGGGCATAGGGGTGCCCCTGAGGGACTTCTCAGGGGCAGTGGTGGCAGCCCTGGGGGCTGCCTTCTTGGAGTTTCAACTCAAAGAGGAGGGCCGCCAAAGGGCAGTGGAGGAACTTCTCGAGGCCTCCCGAGAGATCTCAAGGGCCATGGGCTATTGTGCGCCCCCATGA
- a CDS encoding TRAP transporter large permease, with translation MSDVTIGVLGLVAVLMLFLTGIELGFAMALVGVIGFACIRSTGAALNLLAKDVFDVFSSYGFTVIPLFVLMGQIAFNAGIAKRLYEAAYRFVGHIPGGLAMATVVGATVFKAICGSSPATAATFASVAVPEMDRYNYDRKLSTGIVATVGTLGILIPPSVTLIVFGIITEQSIGKLFLAGILPGLLVAFFFLLIIFGWCRINPRLGPPGERSTWGQRARAIPEVAWIVGIFLLVIGGLMKGFFTPTEAGSVGSFAVLLYAVSRKDMGFRGFMKSVTESLRTACMVLVLIAGSTILGHFLAVTRIPMYAADWIVTLPLHPNLIMVLIGVIYLLGGSFIDDLAFMVLATPIFYPVIVKLGYDPIWFGMIIAITVMIGVVIPPVAINVFVVKAITKAPFSVIYSGVLPFLLSLLVCAALLFAFPQIALFLPGAFMR, from the coding sequence ATGAGTGATGTGACCATAGGCGTCTTGGGCCTGGTCGCCGTGCTAATGCTTTTCCTGACAGGCATAGAACTTGGCTTTGCCATGGCCCTGGTAGGGGTGATCGGCTTTGCCTGCATAAGGTCCACAGGGGCAGCCCTGAATTTATTGGCCAAAGATGTTTTCGATGTTTTTTCCTCCTATGGTTTTACTGTGATCCCTCTTTTTGTCCTCATGGGGCAGATAGCCTTCAATGCAGGCATAGCCAAGAGACTCTATGAGGCCGCGTACAGGTTCGTGGGACACATCCCTGGGGGTCTTGCCATGGCCACCGTGGTGGGAGCCACGGTATTTAAGGCCATCTGCGGTTCCTCGCCTGCCACTGCCGCCACATTTGCCAGCGTGGCAGTGCCTGAGATGGACAGGTACAACTACGATAGAAAACTCTCCACGGGCATAGTGGCCACGGTGGGCACGCTGGGCATACTGATCCCGCCCAGTGTGACCCTGATAGTCTTTGGCATCATAACCGAGCAGTCCATAGGCAAGCTTTTCTTGGCAGGGATCCTGCCGGGACTCTTGGTGGCCTTTTTTTTCCTGCTGATAATCTTTGGCTGGTGCAGGATCAACCCAAGGTTAGGGCCTCCCGGAGAACGCTCCACCTGGGGGCAGAGAGCCAGAGCCATTCCTGAGGTGGCTTGGATAGTAGGCATTTTTCTTCTGGTCATAGGCGGTTTGATGAAGGGCTTTTTCACCCCCACCGAGGCCGGCAGTGTGGGATCATTTGCGGTTCTCCTTTACGCCGTGAGCCGCAAAGACATGGGTTTCAGGGGTTTCATGAAATCCGTTACCGAATCCTTGAGGACCGCCTGCATGGTTCTGGTGTTGATAGCCGGCTCCACCATCCTGGGCCATTTTCTGGCTGTCACCAGGATCCCCATGTACGCGGCAGACTGGATAGTGACTCTGCCCCTTCATCCCAATCTCATCATGGTGCTCATAGGAGTTATTTATCTACTGGGGGGGTCATTCATAGACGATCTGGCCTTCATGGTCCTGGCCACACCCATATTTTATCCTGTCATAGTTAAGCTGGGCTACGATCCCATATGGTTTGGAATGATCATAGCCATAACCGTCATGATAGGGGTGGTTATTCCTCCTGTGGCCATAAATGTGTTTGTGGTAAAGGCCATAACCAAGGCTCCCTTTTCTGTTATCTATAGCGGAGTTCTGCCTTTTCTGTTGAGCCTGCTGGTCTGCGCTGCACTGCTTTTCGCTTTTCCGCAAATAGCCCTTTTTCTGCCAGGGGCGTTCATGCGCTGA
- a CDS encoding AMP-binding protein gives MEPPYWNPYLETLAQEKLEQIELRYFRALLSYAKEKSPLYREKLKGIQPQDIVQLQDLCQIPLTEKEELRAFQDLEPRPYGGILGVDIQEVTTFRQTSGTTGKPVYVPETYESWQWRVEAWCHILYMAGFRPRHRVFLPFGYNVYVAFWEAHYAAEKLGCEVVPGGALDTKARIQKILELGANAMMCTPTYGLHMAEQAATMGLDPAQLGLERILCAGEPMPEATRARLEKLFQCHVFDHVGGTEPCGWAGMCEQKKGLHIIEPFFLVEILDPQDTSREVEQGETGVAVVTPLGRRSFPVIRFKTNDLVVRGEASCSCGRTSRKIKEVLGRSDDLRKIRGVLFSPKSVEELLRGEFPQIGEYEIVVSRPGSMDQICLRAEPVSEISIHEAQALSSGLSQRLKTATNLTFQVELVPHGSLPRYSLKARRFRDLREHNP, from the coding sequence ATGGAGCCTCCATACTGGAATCCATACCTGGAGACCCTTGCCCAAGAGAAACTAGAGCAGATAGAGCTTCGTTATTTCAGGGCCCTGCTCTCTTACGCCAAAGAAAAATCTCCTCTTTACAGGGAGAAGCTTAAGGGAATCCAGCCCCAGGATATTGTTCAGCTCCAAGATCTTTGCCAAATCCCCTTGACGGAAAAAGAAGAGCTCAGGGCCTTCCAGGATCTGGAGCCTCGGCCTTACGGGGGAATTTTGGGTGTGGACATCCAGGAGGTGACCACATTTCGTCAGACCAGCGGCACAACTGGAAAGCCCGTATACGTGCCCGAGACCTACGAGAGCTGGCAATGGAGGGTGGAGGCATGGTGCCACATTCTGTACATGGCCGGTTTCAGGCCCAGACACAGGGTTTTTCTGCCTTTCGGGTACAACGTTTACGTGGCCTTTTGGGAAGCCCACTATGCTGCAGAGAAGTTGGGTTGCGAGGTGGTGCCGGGAGGCGCCCTGGACACAAAGGCCAGAATCCAAAAGATCCTGGAGCTGGGGGCCAATGCCATGATGTGCACGCCCACCTACGGGCTTCACATGGCAGAGCAGGCTGCCACCATGGGGCTGGATCCGGCTCAATTGGGCCTGGAGCGTATCTTGTGCGCCGGGGAGCCCATGCCCGAGGCCACCAGAGCCAGGCTGGAAAAGTTGTTTCAGTGCCACGTCTTTGACCATGTAGGGGGCACAGAGCCCTGCGGTTGGGCCGGGATGTGTGAGCAGAAAAAGGGGCTTCACATAATAGAGCCTTTTTTCCTGGTGGAGATCCTGGATCCCCAGGATACCTCCAGAGAGGTTGAGCAAGGCGAGACAGGGGTGGCTGTGGTCACGCCTTTGGGCCGAAGATCATTTCCAGTCATACGCTTCAAGACCAATGATCTTGTGGTTCGCGGTGAGGCCTCTTGCAGCTGCGGCAGGACTTCCAGAAAAATTAAAGAGGTCCTGGGTCGATCTGACGATCTGCGCAAGATCCGAGGCGTCTTGTTTTCCCCCAAGAGCGTGGAGGAGCTCCTCAGGGGAGAATTCCCCCAAATAGGTGAGTACGAAATAGTTGTGAGCAGGCCTGGAAGCATGGACCAGATATGCCTCAGGGCCGAGCCCGTATCTGAAATTTCCATTCACGAAGCTCAGGCACTTTCCTCTGGATTATCTCAGAGGCTCAAGACAGCCACTAACCTGACCTTCCAGGTGGAACTGGTTCCCCATGGAAGCCTGCCCCGCTACAGCTTGAAGGCCCGCCGTTTCCGGGATTTGAGGGAGCACAACCCATGA
- a CDS encoding 4Fe-4S dicluster domain-containing protein: protein MDFGLRIHSKQCMGCHACEVACKQEHDLPPGADLIRILEKIPRFQPVYCRHCVTPPCLEACPTQAIFRDKGVVLLEPKKCIGCKACMEACPFDAVGFDLEKGVAVKCDMCLHQRVLGGQKPACATVCPSRCIEFKGLEEMFARPWI, encoded by the coding sequence ATGGATTTCGGCCTGCGTATCCACAGCAAGCAATGTATGGGCTGTCATGCCTGCGAGGTGGCCTGCAAGCAAGAGCACGATCTGCCCCCAGGGGCTGACCTCATAAGGATCTTGGAGAAGATCCCCAGATTCCAGCCTGTTTACTGCAGACATTGTGTGACCCCCCCATGCCTGGAGGCATGCCCAACCCAGGCCATCTTCAGGGACAAAGGGGTTGTGCTCTTGGAACCCAAGAAGTGCATAGGCTGCAAGGCCTGCATGGAGGCCTGTCCTTTTGATGCCGTGGGTTTTGACCTGGAAAAGGGCGTGGCAGTCAAATGCGACATGTGTTTGCACCAGAGGGTGCTGGGCGGTCAGAAGCCTGCCTGCGCAACGGTTTGCCCCTCTCGCTGCATAGAGTTCAAGGGGCTGGAGGAGATGTTTGCCAGGCCATGGATCTGA
- a CDS encoding long-chain-fatty-acid--CoA ligase encodes MNIWMTLAKAVALYPNKIGVVDGKTRLTYAQVGERVEALAGFLQKKGVRPGERIAILEVNSHRFLETYYAAAGTGAILNPLNYRLSPQELTYILRDSQAKWLLANARFSSLVEATVQEQTPLEGVLWMEGLPKISLGIQQMAYEEALKVVNPGEFLPEPTLPGQVAHLYYTSGTTGKPKGVMLTHQNVCVHALGTIAELNLTDRDVWAHVAAMFHLADAWATFAITWVGGRHVMVAQFQPEEVLSIIQQEKITISNLIPTMLNLMVKHPDAHRYDYSSLRAILSGGAPIAPEVVRKIVEVFGCDYIQTYGMTETSPYLTLSILKEHLRQLPPEEQLRFKARTGRPFVAVELQVVDENGKPVAPDDSTVGEIWVRGQTVTPGYWNLPEETQKAFHQGWLKTGDLAVVDEEGYVNIVDRKKDMILTGGENVYSTEVENVLYMHPKVLEAAVFGVPDEKWGEAVKAAVVLRQGESATQEELISFCKERLAHYKCPKSIDFLSELPKTGSGKITKKALRDPYWSGYDKRVH; translated from the coding sequence ATGAACATCTGGATGACCCTGGCCAAGGCCGTGGCCCTGTACCCCAATAAGATAGGGGTCGTGGACGGCAAGACCCGCCTCACCTACGCCCAGGTGGGAGAAAGGGTAGAGGCCCTGGCAGGGTTTCTTCAGAAAAAGGGGGTAAGACCAGGAGAGCGCATAGCCATACTGGAGGTCAACAGCCACAGGTTTCTGGAGACCTATTATGCTGCAGCCGGCACCGGAGCTATCCTGAATCCCCTGAACTATCGCCTTTCCCCCCAGGAGTTAACTTACATTCTCAGAGATTCCCAGGCCAAATGGCTTTTGGCCAATGCCAGGTTTTCCTCTCTTGTGGAGGCCACTGTTCAGGAGCAAACCCCCCTGGAAGGGGTCTTGTGGATGGAGGGTCTTCCAAAAATTTCCCTGGGAATCCAACAGATGGCATATGAAGAAGCCCTCAAGGTCGTGAACCCCGGGGAATTCCTGCCTGAGCCCACCTTGCCCGGGCAGGTGGCTCATCTCTACTACACGAGTGGCACCACAGGAAAGCCCAAAGGCGTGATGCTGACCCACCAGAATGTGTGTGTCCATGCCCTTGGAACCATTGCAGAGCTGAATCTTACGGACCGGGATGTGTGGGCTCATGTGGCAGCCATGTTCCATCTGGCCGATGCCTGGGCAACCTTTGCCATAACCTGGGTGGGAGGCCGTCATGTCATGGTTGCTCAATTCCAGCCTGAGGAGGTTCTCTCCATAATCCAGCAGGAGAAGATCACCATAAGCAATCTCATCCCCACAATGCTCAACCTGATGGTCAAACATCCAGATGCACACCGATACGATTACTCCAGCCTCAGGGCCATCTTGAGCGGAGGCGCTCCCATAGCTCCAGAGGTGGTCAGGAAAATAGTGGAGGTATTTGGCTGCGATTACATTCAAACCTATGGCATGACAGAGACGAGTCCATATCTGACCCTGAGCATCCTCAAAGAGCACCTGCGGCAGCTTCCCCCGGAGGAGCAACTCAGGTTCAAGGCCCGAACCGGAAGACCTTTTGTGGCAGTGGAACTCCAGGTGGTGGATGAAAACGGCAAGCCTGTTGCGCCAGATGACTCCACTGTTGGTGAGATTTGGGTCAGGGGGCAGACCGTGACTCCTGGTTACTGGAACCTTCCTGAGGAAACCCAAAAGGCCTTTCACCAGGGATGGCTCAAGACAGGGGATCTGGCTGTTGTGGATGAGGAGGGTTATGTAAACATTGTGGACCGCAAGAAAGACATGATCCTCACAGGCGGGGAAAACGTTTATTCCACGGAGGTGGAAAACGTGCTTTACATGCACCCCAAGGTGCTGGAAGCAGCGGTATTCGGAGTGCCGGATGAGAAATGGGGTGAAGCGGTAAAGGCTGCCGTGGTGTTGAGACAGGGGGAGTCTGCCACCCAGGAGGAGTTGATTTCTTTTTGCAAGGAGCGCCTGGCTCATTATAAATGCCCTAAATCCATAGACTTTCTTTCCGAATTGCCCAAGACAGGCTCGGGAAAGATCACCAAGAAGGCTCTTCGAGATCCCTATTGGAGCGGCTATGACAAGCGTGTACATTGA
- a CDS encoding TRAP transporter small permease produces MGGFAKTVRDLSRFTNLLAGVSLSFIMFLTVLDVILRFFRKPIVGTYELVGFAGAVVIGFAVPLTSWDRAQIYVDFFLEKLPRAARNLMNLLTRVLSIALFAALGWNLIRIAMDYQRTGEVSATLQLPFYPVAYGLGVVCFLQCLVLVCHVVSIFGGKYE; encoded by the coding sequence GTGGGAGGATTCGCCAAGACAGTCCGAGATCTGAGTCGTTTCACCAACCTGTTGGCTGGAGTGAGCCTCAGCTTCATCATGTTTCTCACGGTCCTGGATGTGATTCTTCGTTTTTTCAGAAAACCCATAGTAGGCACGTACGAGCTGGTAGGTTTTGCCGGAGCAGTGGTCATAGGCTTCGCAGTGCCCTTGACCTCCTGGGACCGTGCCCAGATCTATGTGGACTTCTTCCTGGAGAAGCTGCCCAGGGCCGCAAGAAATCTCATGAACCTTCTCACCAGGGTCCTTTCCATAGCCCTTTTCGCAGCCCTGGGCTGGAACCTCATCCGTATAGCCATGGACTACCAGCGCACAGGGGAGGTTTCTGCAACCCTCCAGCTTCCCTTTTACCCAGTGGCTTACGGCTTGGGGGTGGTCTGTTTTCTCCAGTGTCTGGTCTTGGTCTGTCACGTTGTGAGCATTTTCGGGGGGAAATATGAGTGA
- the metK gene encoding methionine adenosyltransferase → MKKKVKCAGGLAWGAEKTLFTSESVCEGHPDKVCDYIADSILDAHISQDPRARVACEVLCKEDHVVLAGEITSGASVDHEAVARQAIQEIGYTYEDQPFHSQKVSIIKLISRQAQEIAQGVNSETNPDKEQGAGDQGIMFGYATDETPELMPLPIVLAHGLAKGLAEDRKEGKFPWLRPDGKTQVTVQYQNGTPIRVERILVSTQHSADVDRETILAYVSQHLAPRALGKWYRPDMEIRVNPTGSFVQGGPSADCGVTGRKIIVDTYGGAARHGGGAFSGKDPSKVDRSGAYFCRFVARQLVKQGIARKAEIQVAYMIGVAKPASVKVETFGTGDPRAAAEFVRQFDFRPAAIIERLDLLRPLYRRTTNYGHFGKPDLPWEE, encoded by the coding sequence ATGAAAAAAAAGGTAAAGTGCGCCGGAGGGCTTGCTTGGGGAGCCGAAAAGACTCTTTTTACCAGCGAATCGGTTTGCGAAGGCCATCCGGACAAGGTTTGCGATTACATTGCGGATTCCATTCTAGATGCTCACATTTCTCAGGACCCCCGCGCCAGGGTGGCCTGCGAGGTGCTTTGCAAAGAGGATCATGTTGTCCTGGCAGGAGAGATAACCTCGGGAGCTTCTGTGGATCACGAGGCTGTGGCCAGGCAGGCTATCCAGGAGATAGGTTACACATACGAGGATCAACCTTTCCACAGCCAAAAAGTAAGCATCATCAAGCTCATAAGCCGCCAGGCTCAGGAGATCGCTCAGGGTGTGAATTCGGAGACCAACCCTGACAAGGAACAGGGAGCCGGAGATCAGGGCATAATGTTCGGCTATGCCACTGATGAGACCCCTGAGCTGATGCCCCTTCCCATAGTGCTGGCCCATGGTCTGGCCAAGGGGCTGGCAGAAGACAGAAAAGAGGGAAAGTTCCCCTGGCTCAGACCAGATGGTAAGACCCAGGTCACGGTGCAGTACCAAAACGGCACCCCCATACGTGTGGAGCGAATCCTGGTTTCCACCCAGCACTCGGCGGATGTGGACAGAGAAACCATTTTGGCATATGTGAGCCAGCACCTGGCTCCCAGGGCACTTGGAAAGTGGTACAGGCCCGATATGGAAATCAGGGTCAATCCCACAGGGAGCTTTGTTCAGGGCGGTCCTTCGGCTGACTGCGGGGTGACCGGCCGGAAGATCATAGTGGACACCTACGGCGGAGCCGCCCGCCATGGAGGGGGGGCCTTCAGCGGAAAAGATCCTTCCAAGGTGGACAGAAGCGGAGCCTATTTCTGCCGTTTCGTGGCAAGGCAACTGGTCAAGCAGGGAATAGCCAGGAAGGCTGAGATTCAGGTGGCCTACATGATTGGGGTGGCCAAGCCCGCCTCGGTCAAGGTGGAGACCTTTGGAACCGGAGACCCCCGAGCAGCCGCAGAATTTGTGCGCCAGTTTGACTTCAGACCAGCGGCCATCATCGAACGCTTGGACCTGCTAAGGCCCCTGTATCGCAGGACCACCAATTACGGGCACTTCGGCAAGCCTGATCTGCCCTGGGAGGAATGA
- a CDS encoding TRAP transporter substrate-binding protein, whose translation MKKNVLLAVLCAMFSWVLVQPADLWAQAKPIELTYSIFFPAPHKNTVLATQWAEEINKRTNGRVKITMFPGGTLTPADKCYDGVVKGLSDIGMSVVSYTRGRFPLTEVIDLPLGYKTGLAATKLVNAYYKKFKPKEFDDTKVMYLHAHGPGILHTKKPVSKLEDLKGMKIRSTGTVAKIVAALGATPVAMPMPETYDALQKGIAEGVMCPVEALEGWKLGEVIKSTTLNYGSAYTIAFFVVMNKDRWNSLPPDIQKTIEQVNEEWIEKTGRSWDEIDKSGMEFTKKLGNQVIQLSKEEDDKWVKAVRSVFDDYVKSMKEKGLPGEEALKFCLEELKKLQ comes from the coding sequence ATGAAAAAGAATGTGCTCCTTGCGGTTCTTTGTGCCATGTTCTCCTGGGTCTTGGTGCAACCGGCAGATCTCTGGGCCCAAGCCAAGCCCATCGAACTCACATACTCCATCTTCTTTCCCGCCCCCCACAAGAACACCGTCTTGGCCACCCAGTGGGCTGAAGAGATCAACAAGAGAACCAATGGAAGAGTCAAGATCACCATGTTTCCAGGCGGCACCTTGACCCCTGCTGACAAGTGTTATGACGGAGTGGTCAAGGGGCTTTCTGACATAGGCATGTCTGTGGTGTCTTACACCAGGGGTCGTTTTCCCCTCACAGAGGTAATAGACCTGCCCTTGGGTTACAAAACCGGCCTGGCTGCCACCAAGCTGGTCAACGCCTATTACAAGAAGTTCAAGCCCAAGGAGTTCGACGACACAAAGGTCATGTACTTGCACGCCCACGGCCCTGGCATTCTCCACACCAAGAAACCGGTATCCAAGCTGGAGGATCTAAAGGGCATGAAGATCCGCTCCACCGGTACGGTGGCCAAGATAGTGGCAGCCCTAGGGGCCACCCCTGTGGCCATGCCCATGCCCGAGACCTATGACGCCTTGCAAAAGGGTATAGCAGAGGGCGTCATGTGTCCTGTGGAGGCCTTGGAGGGGTGGAAACTGGGTGAGGTCATAAAATCTACGACTCTCAATTACGGCTCTGCCTATACCATCGCTTTTTTTGTGGTCATGAACAAGGATAGGTGGAACTCCCTGCCACCAGACATCCAGAAGACCATCGAGCAGGTCAATGAGGAATGGATAGAAAAGACAGGCAGGAGCTGGGATGAGATAGATAAATCTGGCATGGAGTTCACCAAGAAGCTGGGCAACCAGGTGATCCAGCTCTCCAAGGAGGAGGATGATAAGTGGGTCAAGGCAGTCAGGTCAGTCTTCGATGACTACGTCAAGTCCATGAAAGAAAAGGGACTCCCAGGAGAGGAAGCCTTGAAGTTCTGCCTGGAGGAGCTCAAGAAGCTCCAGTAA